NNNNNNNNNNNNNNNNNNNNNNNNNNNNNNNNNNNNNNNNNNNNNNNNNNNNNNNNNNNNNNNNNNNNNNNNNNNNNNNNNNNNNNNNNNNNNNNNNNNNNNNNNNNNNNNNNNNNNNNNNNNNNNNNNNNNNNNNNNNNNNNNNNNNNNNNNNNNNNTTTTAGACGTAtacaattataaatattaaattaaataaaataattttaaattattatctctTTAGTATTACTGTTTAATTATatgtatcaattttttaataacttttttttttgtggttttcaagttttcaaagcaCACTttattagatttattatttGTGCTACGACAAGAATTTTtgttatcaaaataagattatGTATGGGGAGGtgtaatttactaatttatgaTAATTGTAATGATGATCGCAATTAAGGTGCAGAAGGATCCAACGGTGGAGGAGGAAGGAACAACGGATCAAGCACTCCATCAGGTAATCACGTGCAGTGGTATTATCCTGTGGGTGCACCTCCATCGCcataccaccaccaccatcatcatccGACCGTTCCTTTTTATGGGTAATATTAATGTTTCCTAATAGttcctcttctttaatttttcttcataTGGTTTCGATATtatctaagttttttttttaatattttttttttcaggtacCCTACTACTCCTACCTACATTGCAACTGACATGATGAATTACAATTACAATCAGGTAAGACATTAATTAATCTGGTTCGGTTTATTTATTGGGTGCCATCTTATattaattgtaaatataaaattatagatacgTTATAAGAAAGGATTGCTTGGCGAATGTGgcaatacaaattaaatttatttattattattagcatgTTGTGTACCCCTCTAACATGGGTTAGGACCATCGTCTCATATTTGCACATTAGAACTCCACATGGAAAGAGAATCAGTTTTAGggtgttaaaaaaaaaattaaaacatattagCAAAAAacacttaattaaaaatatgaaattaatttgttttttcaaaattaatggtaataaattaatatttttgtgcgGTGCACAGAAAATGGGCTACGGTGGGGCCTACATGAGTGGTGCCCACTTGTCTCATGTGTACCCGAGGCATGCTATGGTGGGTGCGAACACACTGATGCCAATGTACCCTCTGTATCACTATCACCATCCAACGGAGACAATGGGCGTCCCTGCTCACTACTACCATCCAACAGTGACTACTGGACACTACGCTGCTGCACTGCCAGCTGGCATCGTATCCAAGCCCGCATCCATGACTCCTCATACAGGTGCGTCACATGGTAACACGTTCACCTCAGTCAATCATCTCTGCTTTTGGTCAAANNNNNNNNNNNNNNNNNNNNNNNNNNNNNNNNNNNNNNNNNNNNNNNNNNNNNNNNNNNNNNNNNNNNNNNNNNNNNNNNNNNNNNNNNNNNNNNNNNNNNNNNTAACGgatattttattactttatcaAACACATTTATCAATTGTTTATTATctatatattcatatataatataGATTAAGAGTGATTTGACGTAcatattttacatattttttgttaaagataAATTATATGGTAAAGatgtaaatttataaaattttttttggaataaaatagtatttgaaaaaattagaatttatattttgaacagtaataatataataaaaaataattacaaaaaaattatactctTTTTATACgactttaatttatataatagaatgtttttttcttaaaatgcTCCGTATCATATACatattattttgaatatttaaaacGAAAGACTTTTTAGTTTGAATGTAAGGCAATAGAGTATACTTACATTGTGttttataataataagaaattcTATTTGATAACTCATCCAGCTTGTATtttggataataataataataataataatgaaaaaaaccCAATTCCtaatgttttaattagtttataattagattatgaaaataatgtattaaaaggttaataaaataattaattataaacagATTTTTCGGTGGATAAAAGTATGACATAATATGTGTCAAGATATCATCAATCTAGTTTATGATGATTATAGCTTTGTATGTGACATTTATATTTAATACATACAAAAGCTTGCATGCAATGCAATTAACTAGAGTATTGCTTTGAAGTTAAGATTATTGGTCTGggtttatcttattttaatttttttaatgaaagaaTGAAATAAAAAGTGTGTATATTAAAAAGAGAAACACAAATTGGTGTTGAATAATAATAGGTACAGTTGGAAGTGTTGATTGCTTTAAAGCAGTTGTCTGAGAAGATTAGCTGTCCAAAGATTTGAAGAACAGAGACACAGCAAAGGAAGATGCATCATGCATGGTTGGTGGCCACTCCCACACAGAGCAACATTATTATTATCTGATCTGTATTATTGTGGCTCAAAAaccttttctttattattattattatttaatttttatattgtttcattaaaaataattgttaatcttattaattaattattagggTGTTTGATCATTGATGAGATTCtttcattctctttaatttctactCTAACCTCTCATCATCAGCATGTATGTtgtcaacaaattaaattacattgatgaattgaaatgaatttttttcacTAGCTAGATAGAAGAATTATATTTATAGTTGTGATTATTTTATGATGAAAATTCAGGTGCACAATTTTacgtaaaattgataattaaaaattattaaataatttaattaatttaactaaatttttatctaacaactatcaattatcaattttacgTGAAGTTAACTTTAACTAAATTTTCACCTTATTCTATATATGTTTGATTACCCCTACCTCATCAAAAGGATGCTCTTttaatttatcttatctttagtgGACATTGCTATGGGATAATGTTCGCAAATTATTGataatattgaattaaattattatttgtactcatatattacattattattttattgaaatttaattattttattaatttttataattttgttaaatctataattaatttttttataatttaaaaatagtttaattattttattagtttttataattttattaaatttttaattaattaaaaatttaattattctattaatttctatagattataattttactaaatttataattaagtttctatacttttttctttaattagaTCTCTAcatgcttttaattttataattagtttttgTGTGTGTCTAAAAcgttaaaattaatagaaaaaaataaatatagaatatttgcttttaaaatattttataattcatccaacatcaaattaaaaaaaaaatacattttaacacaaaaaattttattcgatATAAAAACTCAATTACAAAGTTTTAACTTataaagacttaattaaaattttgacaaaTTATAAAgtcaaacaaaataattaagtttttcttttttttttaaaaaaattagactcACTATTTAGTGAAAATGAGTATTTTAAAAGGGCAATCTAAGAAACTAAAGGTGCATctagtttgtatttttatttttaatattttctggtttttttaattttgtaaaaaaaaatgaaaacaataaaattttattttttattttcacattacttttttcttcacaaaattcaaaaaaaaatagtaaaaataaaaacaaaaacaaaaaataaaaaatgcaaacCAAATGCACTTTAAATTTGACATCAAAACGAGTTTATCTCCCTTTCTAATATCATCTAAGTGAAAAGATTTGAAGTACTACTACACTATAACattctaataatttaaaatgtgATACTTTTTCAAGGTGATAATTTAAATTACCAATAATTTTAtggataaaaaaatagaagggCTAAAAGAgttgaattaataatttttcttttttcctgcACTTCTTTTCCACTCAGTATATATATGATGAAATAAAAGACCAGAGACATTATGAGCATGCATATTGACAAAGAGAGAGTACTAAATCCAGGTTGTGAATGAGTCCATGAGAAGAGTGTAATAATTATGAAATGTGAACAATTAATCGAGTTAATTTGTCCTAAGAATCTTTCTTTTGTGGTCCACCATGTGAAACTCTGGAGTCATCAAATCTTTGAGGCACActcaatttgttttaaaataaagataagtgCTATAAGGAAATTCGTTAATACAAcatcataagaaaaaaaaaaacttaaaaggttGAGTTATTTTGAGATTCTTATACTCTTATGAGGAGGAAAATGAACAGGTAAGGACCTAtgttttttacataattaaaaattaaaataattaatatgtaGTACAGTAGTAGAATagatcaaaatttatttatttatttttttgaaagatattaaaatgttttttttttgggtcagaACAGAATAGTCTTAGAAAAGACATACAAGTTCTTGTGGTTTTGTTTGATTCAACAAAACTGACATATTGAAAATTTGGTCTGATTGGCCAACTTAATGGGCCTGAATATAATCAAATCTGAGGCATATCTAGGTTGGGTTAAACTATAGTGCCCACtcaccaaaaacaaaatatgtAGGCCCAAATATTTTTCAGACCACACTTGGATTTTGATATGAGCtaaccaaaaagaaaataaatgggGAATTAGCTTCAAACAACTTGATCCAACTATAtatcaagataaaaaaaaaaaagctccaACTATCTTCTAGGCTAGATCTTGCTCGAGGGTGGAAACTTTGGGGCAATGGCAATTCATTTGCCTTGTAAGCAATTGCACCCAAAGTTTAAAATGAGTAGTGTTAGGTAGTCAAAGAGTAATTACAATATagaaatgttataaaaaaattttcattttttttgataAGCAAGTGATATACACCTTCTTATCACCTACTCTCTTTATCATTCACATTTATTCTACGTGGTTAGAGTCATTAATGTTCTTTCTAAAATTAGTTTCAGTTTTTCTCAAATCAAATCCCTAACATCTCTCAATCACATTATTACTCATTAAAATGCAATTTCTCTGCAGAAATTATGgaggttaaattaaaaaattttaacaacttTCACTATACAACtcatattttacatatagattattagaaaatagaaaataaaaaataaaatataaacaaaaattaaaaaataaatttttagaaataattattaacttgttatattaaaatcaattaataagtatacatatgaatattaaataaaaaatattaataattaaaattataacttattagtGCACATGAGATAATTTGAAGAATACAATAAGATgcatagtttaaaatttagtaatattaattataaaaatttattaattatagataTCATAagtatgaaattatgaatattatgtgcacaaaattatagatgttattaatatgaaattatggatgttatgtgtataaatttatcaattaaataaattaatttaagaatttaatattttttaaattcaattatgataaaatttaaacatttgtAGTAACTTGATAGTTACTTatgcaataactaaaaaatgataTGTATAGATGTAATGTctaataaatatgaatttaatttttagatgttaGTTGTATGTAATTATAGATGTTATGTATATGAACTTATGAATGTTATGTGTATGAACTTAGTTAGTACagtataattataaatgcacataaaaacacaaaaaaattatatcagtTTATTACCTTACCTCATCAAAGCTAATGTggttatattttcgaaaattggttgaCTGACAACAATTTCATTAAGTGAGTTGTTTGTTGTTCAACTTATTCTTCAGTTCATTCCGACATAAGTACCGTGTTAAGATCGATTTCAAATGTCATACTATTTGTAATgataaaaacaattttttataaatttctttaGCCTATTCCAATTATGCTTGTAATTGAACTAGAATGGTGTTTGTTAACTTCTAACCTATACGACATATAATTCATGATCCTTGTAACAATGATAAAAGTATTAAACAAGACTTTCACGTTTTCTAATTTCTGAAATGGTAATAAATGaattaaaggaaataaaaattaaagtcaattgtaattatttaatgtaa
This sequence is a window from Arachis duranensis cultivar V14167 chromosome 2, aradu.V14167.gnm2.J7QH, whole genome shotgun sequence. Protein-coding genes within it:
- the LOC107473137 gene encoding probable RNA-binding protein ARP1, which produces MADGDGDGGGGVGSTSMGECVAERVRVTTEEEGETVVLNGAEGSNGGGGRNNGSSTPSGNHVQWYYPVGAPPSPYHHHHHHPTVPFYGYPTTPTYIATDMMNYNYNQKMGYGGAYMSGAHLSHVYPRHAMVGANTLMPMYPLYHYHHPTETMGVPAHYYHPTVTTGHYAAALPAGIVSKPASMTPHTGTVGSVDCFKAVV